The window CAACGTGATCGCTGCCGGCCTGCTGGCGCGCAACGCCAACCGCCTGGGCCTGACCCGCAAGCCATGGGTCAAGTCGTCCCTGGCGCCGGGGTCGAAAACCGTGGCGCTGTACCTGGATGAAGCCGGTCTGACCAAAGAGCTGGAGCAATTGGGTTTTGGTGTCGTGGCCTTCGCCTGCACCACCTGCAATGGCATGTCCGGTGCGCTGGACCCGCTGATCCAGCAGGAAATCATCGACCGCGACTTGTACGCCACCGCTGTGTTATCGGGCAACCGCAACTTCGATGGGCGCATCCATCCGTACGCCAAACAGGCGTTCCTTGCCTCGCCGCCGCTGGTGGTGGCCTATGCCATCGCCGGGACCATCCGCTTCGACATCGAGAAGGATGTGCTGGGCGTGGTGGACGGTCGCGAGATCCGCCTCAAGGACATCTGGCCGAGCGACGAAGAAATCGATGCGGTGGTCAAGGCCTCGGTGAAGCCGGAGCAGTTCCGTCAGGTGTACATCCCGATGTTCGCCATCCAGGAGGACACCGGGCCAAAAGTGACGCCGTTGTATGACTGGCGCCCGCAAAGCACCTATATCCGTCGCCCGCCGTATTGGGAAGGAGCGCTGGCCGGTGCGCGGCCGCTCAAGGGCATGCGTCCGCTGGCGGTGCTGCCGGACAACATCACCACCGACCACCTGTCGCCGTCCAACGCCATCATGCTCGACAGTGCCGCTGGCGAATACCTGGCGAAAATGGGCCTGCCGGAAGAAGATTTCAACTCTTACGCAACCCATCGGGGCGACCATTTGACCGCCCAGCGTGCGACCTTCGCCAACCCGAAACTGTTCAACGAGATGGTCCAGGAAAACGGCAAGGTCAAGCAGGGTTCTCTGGCCCGGGTCGAGCCGGAAGGCCAGGTCATGCGCATGTGGGAAGCCATCGAAACCTACATGGAGCGCAAGCAGCCGCTGATCATCATCGCCGGTGCCGACTACGGCCAGGGTTCGTCCCGGGACTGGGCGGCCAAGGGCGTGCGCCTGGCCGGTGTCGAGGCGATTGCCGCTGAAGGTTTCGAGCGTATCCACCGCACCAATCTGGTGGGGATGGGGGTGTTGCCGCTGGAGTTCCAGCCGGGCACCGATCGCAAGACCCTGGGCATCGACGGCAGCGAGGTCTATGACGTGATCGGCGAGCGCACCCCGCGTGCGACGCTGACCCTGGTCATCACCCGCAAGAACGGCGAGCGCGTCGAAGTGCCGGTGACCTGCCGTCTCGATACCGCCGAAGAAGTGTCGATCTACGAAGCCGGCGGCGTATTGCAACGCTTTGCCCAGGATTTCCTGGAATCGGCGGTTGCCGTCTAAATCACAGCTGCGGGCACCCTTGCGGGCCCGCTTGAGGAGCATCATGGCTCACGCACCGCAAATCAGAATCCCCGCCACTTACATGCGTGGTGGCACCAGCAAAGGCGTGTTCTTCAGCTTGCAGGACCTGCCCGAAGCGGCCCGCGTTCCCGGCTCGGTCCGGGATGCTTTGCTGCTGCGGGTGATCGGCAGCCCCGATCCATACGAGAAGCAGATCGATGGCATGGGCGGCGCGACGTCGAGCACCAGCAAGACCGTGATCCTGTCCAAGAGCACCCGAGCCGATCACGATGTCGATTACCTGTTTGGCCAAGTGTCCATCGACAAGCCGTTCGTGGACTGGAGCGGCAACTGCGGCAACCTGTCGGCGGCGGTCGGTTCATTCGCCATCAGCAGTGGTTTGGTGGACGCCAGTCGCATCCCACAAAACGGCGTGGCCGTGGTGCGGATCTGGCAAGCCAATATCAGCAAGACCATCATCGCCCATGTGCCGATCACCGACGGCGCGGTGCAGGAAACCGGTGACTTCGAGCTCGACGGCGTGACCTTTCCGGCGGCTGAAGTGCAACTGGAATTCATGGATCCGGCGGCCGAGGAGGAGGGCGGTGGTGGCTCGATGTTTCCCACCGGCAACCTGGTGGACGACCTTGAGGTGCCTGGTGTTGGTACCTTCAAGGCGACCCTGATCAACGCCGGCATCCCGACGATTTTCATCAATGCCCGGGACGTTGGTTATACCGGCACCGAATTGCAGGGCGCCATCAATGGCGATCCGAAGGCCCTGGCCATGTTCGAAACCATCCGTGCCCACGGCGCCTTGCGCATGGGCCTGATTCAGCATCTGGACGAAGCCGCCCAGCGCCAGCACACGCCGAAGGTGGCGTTTGTCGCACCGCCGGCGGACTACCTCTCCTCCAGCGGTAAGGCGGTCTCGGCGCGGGACGTCGATTTGCTGGTGCGAGCACTGTCCATGGGCAAACTGCACCACGCGATGATGGGCACCGCGGCGGTCGCCATCGGCACGGCGGCGGCGATCAGCGGCACGCTGGTGAACCTGGCGGCCGGCGGCATCGACCGCACCGCTGTGCGCTTCGGCCATCCCTCCGGCACCTTGCGCGTCGGCGCCGAGGCCAGCCAGGTCAATGGCGAATGGACCGTGAAAAAAGCCATCATGAGCCGCAGCGCGCGGGTATTGATGGAAGGGTTTGTGCGGGTACCGGGGGATGTTCTGAACTGACACTTGACCCAGGCAAACCCGTGGTGAACGCGGCGTCTGCGAGCATCCGCGATCAAAACTGTGGGAGCGAGCCTGCTCGCGATAGCGATGGTACAGCCCGCAAAGAGGTTGGATGTGCCGGCCTCATCGCGAGCAGGCTCGCTCCCACAGTGGATTTGTGGTGAGCACAGAATCTGCGAACATCCGC is drawn from Pseudomonas rhizophila and contains these coding sequences:
- the acnD gene encoding Fe/S-dependent 2-methylisocitrate dehydratase AcnD; translated protein: MNTEFRKPLPGTSLDYFDVRGAVDAIRPGAYDGLPYTSRVLAENLVRRCDPATLGESLLQLIERKRDLDFPWFPARVVCHDILGQTALVDLAGLRDAIALQGGDPAQVNPVVPTQLIVDHSLAVESGGSDPQAFAKNRAIEDRRNEDRFHFINWTKKAFKNVDVIPPGNGIMHQINLEKMSPVIQQRDGVAFPDTCVGTDSHTPHVDALGVIAIGVGGLEAESVMLGRASWMRLPEIIGVELTGKLQPGITATDMVLALTEFLRKQKVVGAWLEFFGEGASALTLGDRATISNMAPEYGATAAMFYIDQQTIDYLKLTGREDQQVQLVETYAKQAGLWADTLKGAQYERGLTFDLSSVVRNMAGPSNPHARVAVSDLAAKGISGQWDDVPGQMPDGAVIIAAITSCTNTSNPRNVIAAGLLARNANRLGLTRKPWVKSSLAPGSKTVALYLDEAGLTKELEQLGFGVVAFACTTCNGMSGALDPLIQQEIIDRDLYATAVLSGNRNFDGRIHPYAKQAFLASPPLVVAYAIAGTIRFDIEKDVLGVVDGREIRLKDIWPSDEEIDAVVKASVKPEQFRQVYIPMFAIQEDTGPKVTPLYDWRPQSTYIRRPPYWEGALAGARPLKGMRPLAVLPDNITTDHLSPSNAIMLDSAAGEYLAKMGLPEEDFNSYATHRGDHLTAQRATFANPKLFNEMVQENGKVKQGSLARVEPEGQVMRMWEAIETYMERKQPLIIIAGADYGQGSSRDWAAKGVRLAGVEAIAAEGFERIHRTNLVGMGVLPLEFQPGTDRKTLGIDGSEVYDVIGERTPRATLTLVITRKNGERVEVPVTCRLDTAEEVSIYEAGGVLQRFAQDFLESAVAV
- the prpF gene encoding 2-methylaconitate cis-trans isomerase PrpF, with translation MAHAPQIRIPATYMRGGTSKGVFFSLQDLPEAARVPGSVRDALLLRVIGSPDPYEKQIDGMGGATSSTSKTVILSKSTRADHDVDYLFGQVSIDKPFVDWSGNCGNLSAAVGSFAISSGLVDASRIPQNGVAVVRIWQANISKTIIAHVPITDGAVQETGDFELDGVTFPAAEVQLEFMDPAAEEEGGGGSMFPTGNLVDDLEVPGVGTFKATLINAGIPTIFINARDVGYTGTELQGAINGDPKALAMFETIRAHGALRMGLIQHLDEAAQRQHTPKVAFVAPPADYLSSSGKAVSARDVDLLVRALSMGKLHHAMMGTAAVAIGTAAAISGTLVNLAAGGIDRTAVRFGHPSGTLRVGAEASQVNGEWTVKKAIMSRSARVLMEGFVRVPGDVLN